From one Bacillota bacterium genomic stretch:
- a CDS encoding 3-dehydroquinate synthase, producing MAAEDSGMQILEGYHPHGQCRIFIGRQLEEMAAAFKPQAQVLLLSEKIVIALHGDKLATEGIKPDAQLVLPSLGDGLKSPSYLNRILHWFNAHNVTRNSYLIILGGGALCDLGGFAASVWKRGIRTILVPTTLLAQVDVSVGGKCGINFLGAKNLLGAFWFPELVWAASEFLHTLPPRQLFSGWGEVCKYQLLWGELPSFRPELPAPAMIARCLSYKNQIVASDPLDKRECRQVLNLGHTLAHALEAAGSGLWHGEAVLWGLEFSIHLAVSKALLAADYAEKLLVRLRMTPRPPLPDISGDTLLALMKRDKKNRSDLVTIILPRKGGGVAQVEFEGKELRDCWRNMRQRKLS from the coding sequence ATGGCTGCAGAGGACTCAGGCATGCAAATCTTAGAGGGTTATCATCCCCACGGCCAGTGCAGGATATTTATTGGCAGGCAGCTGGAGGAAATGGCGGCGGCTTTCAAACCCCAGGCACAAGTGCTGCTGCTCTCCGAGAAAATTGTAATCGCTTTACACGGCGATAAATTGGCAACTGAAGGGATAAAGCCTGATGCTCAATTGGTTTTGCCTTCCTTGGGCGATGGTCTCAAATCTCCCAGCTATCTAAACAGGATCTTGCACTGGTTTAATGCTCATAATGTAACTCGGAATTCCTATTTAATTATCCTTGGTGGCGGTGCTCTGTGCGATTTGGGCGGGTTCGCCGCGTCTGTATGGAAACGGGGTATCAGGACAATTCTGGTTCCCACAACTTTGCTCGCACAGGTGGATGTTTCTGTTGGCGGCAAATGCGGGATAAACTTTCTCGGAGCGAAAAATTTGCTTGGTGCCTTTTGGTTTCCGGAGCTTGTGTGGGCGGCATCTGAGTTTCTCCATACGTTGCCGCCGCGTCAGTTATTTTCGGGCTGGGGTGAGGTCTGTAAATACCAGTTGTTATGGGGCGAATTACCATCTTTCCGGCCGGAACTTCCAGCTCCAGCTATGATCGCCAGGTGCCTTAGCTACAAGAATCAGATTGTGGCGTCCGACCCGTTGGACAAAAGGGAGTGTCGGCAGGTCTTGAACTTGGGACATACTTTAGCCCACGCCCTGGAGGCGGCGGGTTCTGGATTATGGCATGGAGAAGCAGTACTTTGGGGTCTTGAATTCAGTATTCATCTGGCTGTCTCCAAAGCGCTGCTGGCCGCTGATTATGCTGAAAAGCTTTTGGTCCGTTTGCGCATGACCCCGCGGCCGCCATTGCCGGATATCTCCGGCGATACATTGCTGGCGCTGATGAAACGGGACAAAAAGAATCGCTCTGATTTGGTAACAATAATTCTGCCTCGTAAAGGCGGGGGAGTGGCTCAGGTTGAGTTTGAAGGAAAGGAGTTGCGTGATTGCTGGCGAAACATGCGGCAAAGGAAATTATCGTAG
- the aroA gene encoding 3-phosphoshikimate 1-carboxyvinyltransferase — MLAKHAAKEIIVDGPVNICGQPFVPGDKSISHRALIFSFLTGKQSLVSNLNTGRDCLHTLLALHALGGNYSWQGAELLTSSPRTGWQKRKCQIYAGNSGTTARLMMGLGAHFTNGSLHIIGDKSLSQRPMARVGDYLQTMGMHVNYLNNYGQLPLVIAPGQPQPATHKLTVPSAQVKSAILLAGLAVDGETEIIQKEQTRDHTERLLKLMGADLKTREPSITLQGRRNLNFPAKYTVPGDISAAAFWLACAAAGGQITLTGVGINPTRTGILKLLEAMGATIQYSNARCLHGEPVADLIIGESELRGIDVPPEVIPFCIDELPILAALAACARGRTVVRGARELRFKESDRLAGILTLMKRFGVDCEQVEDGLVIWGGRRFRPANFYSEDHRLLMAAALLASRADGQSRIGPVRWLDVSYPGFGRQLSLLATGNVCLA, encoded by the coding sequence TTGCTGGCGAAACATGCGGCAAAGGAAATTATCGTAGACGGCCCTGTCAACATCTGTGGCCAGCCCTTTGTTCCCGGAGACAAGTCTATCAGCCATCGGGCGTTGATTTTTAGTTTTCTGACCGGCAAGCAAAGCTTGGTAAGTAATCTCAATACCGGACGGGATTGCCTGCATACTCTGCTTGCTTTACATGCCCTGGGAGGGAACTATTCCTGGCAGGGGGCGGAGCTCTTGACCAGCAGCCCTAGAACTGGCTGGCAAAAGCGCAAATGTCAGATTTATGCTGGAAATTCTGGGACCACAGCACGTTTAATGATGGGACTAGGCGCTCACTTCACCAACGGCTCCCTGCACATTATTGGTGATAAATCATTGAGCCAGCGCCCAATGGCCAGGGTAGGCGACTATCTGCAGACAATGGGGATGCATGTAAATTACTTAAACAATTACGGCCAGTTGCCACTGGTCATTGCCCCAGGCCAGCCACAGCCGGCAACTCACAAGCTGACAGTGCCCAGTGCCCAGGTAAAGAGCGCGATATTGCTGGCAGGTTTAGCTGTTGACGGCGAAACTGAGATTATTCAAAAGGAGCAAACCCGTGATCATACCGAGCGGTTGCTGAAGCTGATGGGAGCTGATCTGAAGACAAGAGAGCCCTCCATCACCCTGCAGGGGCGCAGAAACTTAAATTTCCCCGCTAAGTACACCGTTCCGGGCGATATATCGGCAGCGGCTTTCTGGTTGGCATGTGCAGCAGCGGGAGGACAAATAACACTCACTGGTGTTGGCATTAATCCGACCCGAACGGGCATCTTAAAGCTTCTAGAAGCAATGGGCGCAACAATTCAATACTCCAATGCTCGTTGTTTGCATGGCGAACCAGTTGCAGACTTGATAATCGGAGAATCTGAGCTGCGGGGCATCGATGTGCCCCCGGAAGTGATTCCATTTTGCATCGACGAATTACCGATACTGGCCGCTCTGGCCGCCTGTGCCCGCGGCCGAACTGTGGTCCGGGGGGCAAGGGAGCTGCGGTTTAAAGAATCCGATCGTCTCGCAGGCATCCTCACGCTGATGAAGAGGTTTGGAGTGGATTGTGAGCAAGTGGAAGATGGGCTTGTGATCTGGGGGGGGCGTCGCTTTCGGCCAGCTAATTTCTACTCGGAGGATCATCGCCTGCTGATGGCTGCGGCGTTGTTGGCCAGCCGTGCCGATGGCCAGTCCCGGATTGGGCCGGTTCGCTGGTTGGATGTATCGTACCCGGGATTTGGCCGGCAGTTATCTTTGCTGGCTACCGGAAATGTTTGCCTGGCTTAA
- a CDS encoding fibronectin-binding domain-containing protein has protein sequence MNLDGFFFTALIKELETELTGSRVEEVYTDSDNKLYLQLRAPGRTQKLMISVISPPFTFFLAETVGSKNRTGFTQVLRNALAGKFLTKITNSAFDRWASFYFADTPDASPAYTLELELMGRQNDLTLTDNTKIIATSRIGDSEQRTLQPGHRFTPPPTSNKLKPQDLSADYLEQLLAQRPAEKIAQSLVRLVFGVSVVLATEICHRAKIDPRQPANIDDIPHLIQVINVLTMNCLENNVRPVAYFNGNELHSIYWTELTHLHELREERLASLSQALALQFSAWRNQQLIKDKQNIAKHIHARLKRTEKKLGKQLKELETAKNHQQFREIGDTLLAGLYQIGKGQSTVELINPHNAKSMEIRLNPELSASENAQSYYRKARKYKDAAKIVQQQINKSRQLINYLESLHYSLEQCKNSAELEEIITEMREQGLFKKRQKKSAKGEAKLRSEFIRQQTPLGENVLIGKNNRQNDLLTLHVANKNHIWLHVRDYPGSHVILETPDPDQNSLEYAASLAAWHSKARGAAKVEVVYTSVRNVKKIPGGKPGMVNYYNYRSLVIDPRAHMQTTPATAGGTPREDRQ, from the coding sequence ATGAATCTAGACGGCTTCTTTTTTACCGCCTTAATAAAAGAATTAGAAACCGAATTAACCGGCAGTCGCGTTGAGGAAGTGTACACGGATTCTGATAACAAACTGTATCTTCAGCTTCGGGCGCCTGGTCGCACTCAAAAACTTATGATATCCGTGATTTCGCCGCCATTTACTTTTTTCTTGGCAGAAACTGTCGGGAGTAAAAACCGAACCGGGTTTACGCAAGTTCTGCGCAATGCCCTGGCCGGCAAATTCCTGACCAAAATCACCAATTCCGCATTTGATCGCTGGGCTAGTTTCTACTTTGCCGACACACCGGACGCTTCACCCGCCTATACCCTGGAACTGGAGCTTATGGGACGCCAAAACGATTTAACCCTTACTGATAACACGAAAATCATCGCTACCTCCCGGATTGGCGACTCAGAACAGCGCACACTCCAGCCCGGGCATAGATTTACGCCACCACCAACTTCAAACAAGCTTAAACCTCAAGATCTCTCTGCTGATTATTTGGAACAACTCCTGGCTCAACGCCCCGCGGAAAAAATCGCCCAAAGTCTAGTTAGGCTGGTTTTTGGCGTCAGTGTTGTATTGGCAACTGAAATTTGTCACCGCGCCAAAATTGACCCCAGGCAACCGGCGAATATCGATGATATCCCTCACCTGATTCAAGTCATAAACGTACTGACAATGAATTGCCTGGAAAACAATGTCCGTCCGGTTGCATACTTTAATGGCAACGAATTACACAGCATTTACTGGACCGAGCTCACCCATCTCCATGAACTCAGGGAAGAACGTCTTGCATCACTGAGCCAGGCATTGGCACTGCAATTCAGCGCTTGGCGCAATCAGCAACTAATCAAAGATAAACAAAACATTGCCAAACATATTCACGCCCGACTGAAACGAACGGAAAAAAAACTCGGCAAGCAGTTAAAGGAATTAGAGACTGCCAAAAACCATCAGCAATTCAGAGAAATTGGCGACACATTGCTTGCGGGCTTATATCAAATTGGTAAAGGTCAATCAACTGTAGAACTGATCAATCCGCATAATGCAAAGTCAATGGAGATTCGGTTAAATCCGGAGCTGTCGGCCTCAGAAAACGCTCAAAGTTATTATCGCAAAGCCCGTAAATACAAAGATGCAGCAAAAATTGTTCAGCAGCAAATTAACAAAAGCCGCCAACTGATAAATTACTTAGAATCCCTGCACTATAGCCTCGAACAATGTAAAAACTCTGCAGAGCTGGAAGAAATCATCACCGAAATGCGTGAGCAGGGCCTGTTTAAAAAGCGGCAGAAAAAGTCTGCTAAGGGAGAAGCCAAACTCCGCTCGGAATTTATTCGTCAACAGACACCCTTAGGTGAGAACGTGTTGATTGGCAAAAACAATCGCCAAAATGATTTGTTGACTTTACATGTTGCAAACAAAAACCATATCTGGCTGCATGTCAGGGATTACCCCGGCAGTCATGTGATTCTCGAGACACCCGACCCGGACCAAAATTCGCTTGAATATGCGGCTTCACTGGCCGCATGGCATTCCAAGGCCCGCGGCGCCGCCAAGGTTGAAGTAGTGTATACTTCGGTCCGCAATGTAAAAAAAATCCCCGGCGGAAAACCGGGAATGGTTAATTATTACAATTACCGCTCACTTGTTATCGACCCCCGTGCTCATATGCAAACAACTCCCGCAACCGCTGGCGGAACTCCTCGGGAGGACCGACAGTAA
- a CDS encoding RluA family pseudouridine synthase, which yields MEHRFVVDAESAGTRLDKYLALTNTHLSRSSVQNHINRGMVTVNGQVITKKRHVLGTGDTIILTQLPEPDTVCHEDIRLDIRYQDEWLLIVNKPVGMVVHPAPGHHSGTLVNALLGTGVGLSETEAHRPGIVHRLDKDTSGLLLVAKTNQCQWRLSEMLKARQISRTYLALVHGIVSHDKGRIEGPIGRHPKNRTKMAIVENGKEAITHFNVLRRFQRHTLLAVKLETGRTHQIRVHFSRMGFPVVGDTTYGHSDPQLAGHLLHARTLEFQHPITSMPVSVTVGPPEEFRQRLRELFAYEHGGR from the coding sequence ATGGAACATAGATTTGTTGTCGACGCTGAAAGCGCAGGCACTCGACTGGATAAATATCTGGCGCTGACCAATACTCATTTAAGCCGCAGCAGCGTGCAGAACCATATAAACAGGGGAATGGTGACTGTCAATGGTCAAGTGATAACAAAGAAGCGTCATGTTCTGGGTACGGGGGACACAATCATCTTGACACAGCTACCCGAACCGGACACAGTTTGCCATGAGGATATTCGCTTGGACATTCGCTATCAGGATGAATGGCTGCTAATTGTGAACAAGCCGGTAGGAATGGTGGTGCATCCAGCACCAGGGCATCATTCAGGCACCCTTGTCAACGCGCTCCTGGGGACTGGCGTCGGCTTATCAGAAACAGAGGCGCATCGGCCGGGAATTGTTCATCGGCTGGATAAAGATACATCCGGGCTCCTGCTGGTGGCAAAAACCAATCAGTGCCAATGGCGCCTTTCAGAGATGTTAAAAGCCAGGCAGATCTCGCGGACCTACCTGGCTTTGGTTCATGGCATTGTTTCCCATGACAAGGGACGAATTGAGGGACCGATTGGCAGACATCCAAAGAACAGGACGAAAATGGCGATAGTCGAAAACGGCAAGGAGGCAATCACCCACTTTAACGTTCTCAGGCGGTTCCAGCGCCATACCTTGCTGGCGGTTAAACTGGAAACCGGTCGTACCCACCAAATCAGAGTACACTTTTCGCGCATGGGATTTCCGGTAGTCGGGGACACAACCTATGGTCATAGCGACCCCCAGCTTGCAGGGCATCTGCTTCATGCGAGAACTCTAGAATTTCAACATCCTATTACCAGCATGCCAGTCAGTGTTACTGTCGGTCCTCCCGAGGAGTTCCGCCAGCGGTTGCGGGAGTTGTTTGCATATGAGCACGGGGGTCGATAA
- a CDS encoding DNA-directed RNA polymerase subunit omega: MIYPSIDKLLTKVESKYTLVVSSARRARLLQQGAAQLVKSKSKKSVTIALEEILAGQVQYQRIKEGTLK, encoded by the coding sequence ATGATTTATCCATCCATTGATAAACTATTGACAAAAGTTGAAAGCAAGTACACTTTGGTTGTTTCCAGTGCCCGGCGGGCTAGATTGCTGCAACAAGGTGCTGCACAGCTTGTGAAAAGCAAATCAAAGAAGTCGGTTACCATTGCCCTGGAGGAGATTTTGGCCGGGCAGGTTCAGTACCAGCGTATAAAAGAAGGGACTTTGAAATAA
- a CDS encoding DUF370 domain-containing protein has protein sequence MQMVNIGFGNIVASSRIVGVISPESAPVKRLIQEARERGYLIDATYGRKTRAVLIMDSQHVILSSVQPETFAHRLASKSEQFEEALK, from the coding sequence ATGCAAATGGTCAATATTGGATTTGGCAACATAGTTGCTTCAAGTCGGATCGTCGGCGTGATTAGCCCGGAAAGCGCTCCTGTAAAACGTTTAATCCAGGAAGCCCGGGAGCGGGGTTACCTTATTGATGCAACATATGGCCGGAAAACCAGGGCGGTTTTAATCATGGACAGCCAGCATGTAATTCTCTCATCGGTTCAGCCGGAAACTTTTGCCCATCGCTTGGCATCGAAAAGTGAACAATTTGAGGAGGCACTTAAATGA
- a CDS encoding YicC family protein, which yields MRVIASMTGFKSGTVKAGDSLYLVDIRTLNHRFLDIHCRMPENLFHLEMPVRNLIKKHLKRGRVDIRVQPERLEGKGNIRLNQDVYQDYMTILDTIMAERKLESFDPVRLLTLPDMIGAGAQREADADQFCQGVEVLVQSLVADRLREGEYLWQDLLNTLANIETMTGELANLASVQKDTVAQRFRERIVRLDEQIDDVRVLTEIALLIDKSDINEELVRLREHIREFGAVQQTNEPKGRKLEFLGQEMLREVNTIASKSALYPISNLAVNIKSELEKIREQVQNIE from the coding sequence ATGCGTGTGATTGCCAGTATGACTGGTTTTAAATCTGGAACCGTTAAAGCAGGAGATAGTCTTTACCTTGTCGATATTCGAACTCTCAATCATCGTTTTCTGGACATTCATTGCCGAATGCCGGAAAATTTGTTTCACTTGGAGATGCCAGTTCGTAATCTTATAAAAAAGCATCTGAAACGGGGCCGGGTCGACATACGCGTGCAGCCGGAACGGCTGGAGGGAAAGGGAAATATTCGCCTCAATCAGGATGTGTATCAGGATTATATGACAATTTTGGATACAATAATGGCGGAGCGCAAATTGGAAAGTTTTGATCCCGTTCGCCTGTTGACCTTACCGGATATGATTGGCGCTGGTGCTCAGCGCGAGGCCGACGCCGACCAGTTTTGCCAGGGTGTGGAAGTATTGGTGCAGAGCTTGGTCGCAGACCGGTTGCGCGAAGGTGAATATTTGTGGCAGGATCTACTTAATACCCTTGCCAATATCGAAACTATGACGGGGGAATTAGCAAATTTGGCCTCTGTTCAAAAGGATACTGTCGCACAGCGTTTTCGCGAGCGTATAGTCCGCCTTGACGAGCAAATCGATGATGTCCGCGTGTTAACAGAGATTGCGCTTTTGATTGATAAGTCTGATATAAACGAGGAGTTAGTGCGGCTGCGCGAACATATCAGAGAGTTTGGCGCAGTTCAGCAGACAAACGAACCGAAGGGGCGCAAGCTGGAATTTTTGGGGCAAGAAATGCTGAGAGAGGTCAATACCATTGCTTCAAAAAGCGCATTATATCCAATTTCAAATCTAGCAGTAAATATCAAATCTGAACTGGAGAAAATTCGCGAACAGGTTCAGAATATAGAATAG
- the lspA gene encoding signal peptidase II gives MKKFFSLALLVIVIDQVSKYLVTASLNVGQTVPIIPDIFHITYIRNPGAAFGILPNQRLFFILVTLAVITVLIVYARQMKHHALLQIAFGLQLGGAAGNLIDRLFHGPVVDFLDFRFWPVFNIADSAIVIGVGLFALDLFVDWRGERSKHGT, from the coding sequence ATGAAGAAGTTTTTTTCATTGGCACTCTTAGTCATCGTCATTGACCAGGTCAGTAAGTACCTGGTTACAGCTTCTTTAAATGTGGGGCAAACAGTGCCGATTATCCCTGATATATTCCATATTACTTACATACGCAATCCGGGTGCTGCTTTTGGCATTTTGCCCAATCAACGGCTCTTTTTTATACTTGTTACCTTGGCTGTGATTACAGTGCTGATTGTCTATGCACGACAGATGAAGCATCATGCATTGCTGCAGATTGCCTTTGGCCTGCAATTAGGAGGCGCCGCAGGCAATTTGATTGATCGGCTGTTTCACGGACCGGTTGTTGACTTTCTGGATTTTAGGTTTTGGCCGGTGTTTAATATAGCTGATTCGGCGATAGTTATTGGAGTCGGGCTGTTTGCCCTGGACCTGTTTGTTGACTGGCGGGGGGAGCGGAGTAAACATGGAACATAG
- a CDS encoding amino acid racemase: protein MMKTIGILGGMGPMATVDFMTKLYQALPVENEQEHLRVLVDSNPAVPDRTLAILHNEPEPVVSQLTQMAQGLINQGAHLLAVACNTAHYFLPVVERNLSIEFVNMISVTLDAVSDCRQVGVLATDGTLAAGLYRRKHVPFLYPDAEAQKLLMTAIYGFKAGEVELSRQQAKEVYRHLKTRGAETVIAACTELPLLLEGVEIIDPGELLARKLVEMAVAGER, encoded by the coding sequence ATGATGAAGACAATCGGTATCCTAGGCGGTATGGGACCAATGGCGACAGTAGATTTCATGACCAAACTCTATCAAGCGCTACCGGTAGAGAATGAACAGGAGCATCTGCGTGTCCTTGTCGACAGCAATCCTGCTGTTCCCGACCGGACTTTGGCAATCTTACATAATGAGCCGGAACCTGTCGTTTCACAACTTACGCAAATGGCCCAAGGGTTAATTAATCAAGGTGCCCATCTACTGGCTGTCGCTTGCAACACCGCCCATTATTTTTTGCCTGTGGTTGAACGTAATCTATCCATAGAATTCGTCAATATGATCTCTGTAACCCTGGACGCTGTGTCCGATTGCAGACAGGTTGGGGTTTTGGCCACCGATGGGACTCTGGCTGCCGGTCTCTATCGCAGAAAACATGTGCCATTCCTTTATCCCGACGCCGAGGCCCAGAAGCTCTTGATGACTGCAATTTATGGATTTAAAGCCGGGGAAGTGGAATTGAGCAGGCAACAGGCCAAAGAAGTCTACCGGCATCTTAAAACCCGGGGAGCCGAGACAGTTATCGCTGCCTGCACAGAGCTACCGTTACTGCTGGAAGGGGTGGAAATTATCGATCCCGGGGAACTATTGGCCCGGAAGTTGGTTGAAATGGCTGTTGCCGGGGAAAGGTAA
- a CDS encoding cation-translocating P-type ATPase — MKISDLGNLEQLFLSLDTDPGKGLSGKRRQELLAKHGANKLDTESNKSALLMLLSQFGDIMVLILLAATLVSAFLGEFHDALTILIIIILNAILGFAQEYKAERSLEALQNLTAPNARVLCNGEITQVPAESLVPGDIVFLRAGDKVPADIRIFDSISLEVEESPLTGETVPVAKSEKGEDSQVMAYMGCLVTRGRSSGIVVATGMKTKMGQIAGMMQHAQTDPTPLQMRLNRLGRVLVTVCVLISVFVAVAGMLRGEAIYKMFMAGVSLAVAAIPEGLPAVVTLCLAIGLQRMLRRKAIVRKLPAVETLGCATVICSDKTGTLTQNQMTVDKVYLAGEQLSVTGKGYAPVGEVLGLNRVRGEAREIYAEISALCNNSHLQGDKQRGYTIIGDPTDGALLVLARKFGVSRGFLSTKYEAVEEFPFDSSKKMMSTVVRHAARGHYLVLAKGAPDVILSRCSTYFTQRGVAPLGPATVAEIKQVNEKWANQAYRVIALAYKASAACPRQREQADTDLVFVGFAALDDPPRPEVASAVLACLRGGIRPVMITGDHKATALAIARRINLPYSQDSVITGAEIEALSDKALLRRVDRLSVCARVYPEHKMRLVRALKQRGHVVAMTGDGVNDAPAVKEANIGIAMGVTGTEVTKEAASLVLADDNFATIVAAVEEGRIIYDNIRKFIRFLLSCNAGEICTMFFAMLLGFPLPLRAIQILWVNLVTDGLPALALGMEPGSPGIMKRPPRPVDEGILARGMGAGILFTGLSIGVLTLMVFAIGLARGLTLEHARTMALSTLICVQLIYSLACRADDSGRAAPLSANMWFVGAIIFSFALLGLAVYNPVLQKVFDTVALCPSDWLLIGGASVIPLILGRMRRLLLPSR; from the coding sequence GTGAAAATTTCTGACCTTGGAAATCTGGAGCAGTTGTTTCTGAGTCTGGATACAGACCCTGGCAAGGGTTTGAGCGGTAAGAGACGTCAAGAACTATTGGCTAAACACGGCGCAAACAAATTGGATACAGAGTCAAATAAGTCTGCCCTATTAATGCTGTTAAGCCAATTTGGCGATATTATGGTCCTAATTCTGCTGGCAGCGACTTTGGTTTCTGCTTTTCTGGGCGAGTTTCACGATGCGCTCACAATCCTTATAATTATAATCCTCAACGCAATACTGGGCTTTGCTCAAGAATACAAGGCTGAACGCTCGCTGGAAGCGTTACAGAATCTGACCGCTCCCAATGCACGTGTATTATGTAATGGCGAAATCACCCAGGTGCCGGCGGAATCTTTGGTGCCGGGCGATATTGTTTTCCTCAGGGCAGGCGATAAAGTGCCGGCCGATATCCGAATCTTCGATTCCATTAGTTTGGAAGTTGAAGAATCCCCATTGACCGGAGAGACTGTGCCGGTTGCCAAATCTGAAAAGGGAGAAGATTCACAGGTAATGGCATATATGGGGTGCCTGGTGACCAGGGGGCGCAGCAGCGGCATAGTTGTTGCCACCGGTATGAAAACCAAGATGGGACAAATTGCCGGCATGATGCAGCATGCCCAGACTGACCCTACTCCACTGCAAATGCGTCTTAACCGTTTAGGGAGGGTGCTGGTTACAGTCTGTGTATTGATTAGCGTTTTTGTGGCAGTCGCGGGTATGCTGCGGGGTGAAGCAATATACAAGATGTTTATGGCCGGAGTCAGTTTGGCTGTGGCCGCAATTCCGGAAGGGTTGCCTGCAGTGGTAACCTTATGCCTGGCCATTGGCCTACAACGGATGCTAAGGCGAAAAGCGATTGTCCGGAAATTGCCGGCAGTAGAAACTTTGGGCTGTGCGACTGTGATCTGTTCTGATAAAACCGGGACGCTGACCCAGAATCAAATGACTGTAGATAAGGTCTATCTTGCCGGTGAACAGCTCTCTGTCACCGGCAAGGGCTATGCGCCGGTGGGTGAGGTTCTGGGCCTTAACAGGGTGCGCGGGGAGGCCCGGGAAATCTATGCAGAGATAAGCGCCCTCTGTAATAATTCTCATTTACAGGGGGATAAGCAGCGGGGTTATACAATTATCGGTGACCCAACTGACGGCGCTTTGCTGGTTCTGGCTCGAAAATTTGGGGTTTCCAGGGGATTTCTGTCAACGAAATATGAGGCGGTTGAGGAATTTCCCTTTGACTCCAGTAAAAAAATGATGAGCACTGTGGTTCGTCATGCTGCCCGAGGACATTATCTTGTCCTGGCTAAAGGGGCTCCCGATGTGATTTTATCTCGCTGCAGCACCTATTTTACCCAACGGGGAGTCGCCCCCCTGGGGCCGGCGACGGTGGCGGAAATTAAACAAGTTAATGAAAAGTGGGCCAATCAGGCTTATCGGGTAATTGCCTTGGCCTATAAGGCTTCAGCAGCTTGCCCCCGGCAACGTGAACAGGCTGATACAGATCTGGTGTTTGTTGGCTTTGCGGCGCTGGATGATCCTCCGCGTCCGGAAGTGGCCAGCGCGGTTCTAGCATGTCTGCGCGGTGGAATCAGACCGGTGATGATAACCGGCGACCATAAGGCGACTGCCCTTGCGATTGCCAGACGGATAAACCTTCCCTATTCCCAGGACAGCGTAATTACCGGCGCTGAAATAGAAGCGCTATCTGACAAAGCTTTGCTGCGTCGGGTTGACAGGTTGTCGGTGTGTGCCCGGGTCTATCCGGAACATAAGATGCGCTTAGTCCGAGCTCTCAAGCAACGGGGGCATGTGGTGGCAATGACCGGGGACGGGGTAAACGATGCTCCGGCTGTAAAAGAGGCGAATATAGGAATCGCAATGGGAGTGACAGGCACTGAGGTCACCAAAGAAGCGGCCAGCCTGGTATTGGCCGACGATAACTTTGCCACAATCGTTGCTGCCGTGGAAGAGGGCAGAATTATTTACGATAATATACGTAAGTTTATCCGCTTTTTGCTCTCATGTAACGCCGGTGAAATCTGTACAATGTTTTTTGCGATGTTGCTCGGATTTCCGTTGCCATTACGGGCGATTCAGATTCTGTGGGTTAACCTGGTAACAGACGGTCTGCCCGCGCTTGCTTTGGGTATGGAACCCGGAAGTCCTGGCATAATGAAGCGTCCGCCCCGACCGGTTGATGAGGGAATTCTCGCAAGAGGCATGGGGGCGGGAATCCTTTTTACCGGTCTCAGTATCGGTGTGCTTACGTTAATGGTTTTTGCCATCGGATTGGCCCGGGGTTTAACTCTGGAACATGCTAGAACGATGGCCCTTTCTACACTTATATGCGTGCAGCTCATTTACTCGCTTGCCTGTCGGGCTGATGACAGTGGCAGGGCGGCGCCTCTAAGTGCGAATATGTGGTTTGTGGGTGCGATAATCTTTTCGTTCGCCCTCTTGGGGTTGGCGGTGTATAATCCTGTGTTGCAAAAGGTTTTTGACACAGTTGCTTTATGTCCGTCTGACTGGCTGTTAATTGGCGGAGCATCTGTAATTCCGCTCATCCTCGGACGGATGCGGAGGTTGTTGCTTCCGAGTAGATAA